Proteins encoded within one genomic window of Amycolatopsis nigrescens CSC17Ta-90:
- a CDS encoding DUF1295 domain-containing protein yields MSGVGVTLLSTAAVTVVAVLVTFAIARWRGRYDTIDTFWGLGFALVSLVAFELPGGGSVALRIVVTALTVLWGVRLAVHLQLRNRRLPEDPRYAEMVRRAGSRPGRRIFVRVYLVQAVVLWFVSLPVQLAQYGTGFGVAAWFGVALWAIGFTFEAIGDEQLRRFKADPENRGKVLRHGLWRYTRHPNYFGDACVWWGLYLLACSTPLGAATVLSAAAMTFLLAKGTGKPLLEKGMEKTRPGYRDYVERTSGFFPLPPRKV; encoded by the coding sequence GTGAGCGGGGTGGGAGTCACCTTGCTGAGCACCGCGGCGGTGACCGTCGTGGCGGTGCTGGTGACCTTCGCGATCGCCAGGTGGCGTGGGCGTTACGACACCATCGACACCTTCTGGGGCCTGGGTTTCGCGTTGGTCTCGCTGGTCGCCTTCGAGCTGCCGGGCGGCGGCTCGGTGGCGCTGCGGATCGTGGTCACCGCGCTGACCGTGCTGTGGGGTGTCCGACTCGCCGTCCACCTGCAGCTGCGCAACCGCAGGCTGCCGGAGGACCCGCGCTACGCGGAAATGGTGCGGCGGGCAGGTTCCCGGCCAGGACGGCGGATCTTCGTGCGGGTGTACCTGGTGCAGGCCGTGGTGCTGTGGTTCGTCTCGTTGCCGGTGCAGCTCGCCCAGTACGGCACCGGTTTCGGGGTCGCGGCCTGGTTCGGGGTGGCGCTCTGGGCGATCGGGTTCACCTTCGAGGCGATCGGCGACGAGCAGCTGCGCCGGTTCAAGGCCGATCCGGAGAACCGGGGGAAGGTGCTGCGGCACGGCCTGTGGCGGTACACCCGGCACCCGAACTACTTCGGCGACGCCTGCGTCTGGTGGGGCCTCTACCTGCTGGCCTGTTCGACCCCGCTGGGCGCGGCCACCGTGCTCTCCGCCGCCGCGATGACCTTCCTGCTGGCCAAGGGCACCGGGAAACCCTTGCTGGAAAAGGGAATGGAGAAGACCAGGCCCGGCTACCGCGACTACGTCGAACGCACCAGCGGCTTCTTCCCGTTGCCGCCGCGCAAGGTCTAG
- a CDS encoding cell division protein FtsQ/DivIB, whose protein sequence is MAVTRQTRQTTQTRGARQRRDRDESARRPARRGPASNRGRRPAAARQRTGTRPTRRKAMRRRWIAVLTVLTVAGVGYLLFFTSLLGVRQVEVLGAKGVPVEDIRTAAAVPDRRAMLRLDTDQIRNRVVAMPGIATADVSRSWPSTLEITVTERTAIGFYELGDGIHLVDGEGVDFKTVKENPGGLPQLKLTKVATDDPSTRAVTAVLATIPPQLRGQVAAAGAATPGSVELNLSNGKLVRWGNAAQVDRKAKVLAALLTRDGKTYDVSSPELPTVS, encoded by the coding sequence ATGGCCGTGACCAGGCAGACCAGGCAGACGACGCAGACTCGCGGGGCCCGGCAGCGGCGCGACCGGGACGAGTCCGCACGCCGCCCTGCCCGGCGTGGCCCGGCCAGCAACCGCGGCCGCCGTCCCGCCGCCGCCCGGCAGCGCACCGGCACCCGGCCGACCCGGCGGAAGGCGATGCGGCGGCGGTGGATCGCGGTGCTCACCGTGCTCACCGTGGCGGGTGTGGGCTACCTGCTTTTCTTCACCTCGCTGCTCGGAGTGCGCCAGGTCGAGGTGCTGGGCGCGAAGGGCGTGCCGGTCGAGGACATCCGCACCGCCGCCGCGGTGCCGGACCGCCGCGCGATGCTCCGGCTGGACACCGACCAGATCCGGAACAGGGTGGTGGCGATGCCCGGTATCGCCACCGCGGACGTCTCCCGGTCCTGGCCGTCGACGCTCGAGATCACCGTCACCGAGCGCACCGCGATCGGGTTCTACGAGCTCGGCGACGGAATCCACCTGGTGGATGGTGAAGGGGTCGACTTCAAGACGGTCAAGGAGAACCCGGGTGGGCTGCCGCAGCTCAAGCTGACCAAGGTGGCCACCGACGACCCGAGCACCAGGGCGGTGACCGCGGTGCTGGCCACGATCCCGCCGCAGCTACGCGGCCAGGTCGCCGCCGCCGGTGCGGCCACGCCGGGCAGCGTGGAGCTGAACCTTTCCAACGGGAAGCTGGTGCGCTGGGGCAACGCCGCACAGGTGGACCGCAAGGCCAAGGTGCTGGCCGCCCTGTTGACCAGGGACGGCAAGACCTACGACGTCTCCAGCCCCGAACTCCCCACCGTCTCCTGA
- the sigK gene encoding ECF RNA polymerase sigma factor SigK has product MDEQVRRSGPRPVPGPDAPPTAEQLLVEVAKGDEQAFERLYDILAGPVLGLVRRIVRDAAQSEEVAQEVLVELWRTATRYAPAKGSAMNWAMTLAHRRAVDRVRSARASTDREVKATFEASRARPFDEVSEAVAGRLERQQVRKCLSHLTGLQRESVLLAYYQGYTYREVAEVLAIPQGTIKTRLRDGLIRLRDCLGVTT; this is encoded by the coding sequence ATGGATGAGCAGGTGCGGCGAAGCGGGCCGAGGCCGGTGCCGGGACCGGACGCGCCGCCGACCGCCGAGCAGCTGCTGGTCGAGGTGGCCAAGGGCGACGAGCAGGCGTTCGAGCGGCTCTACGACATCCTGGCCGGGCCGGTGCTCGGCCTGGTCCGCCGGATCGTGCGCGACGCCGCGCAGTCCGAGGAGGTCGCCCAGGAGGTGCTGGTCGAGCTGTGGCGGACCGCCACCAGGTACGCGCCGGCGAAGGGAAGTGCGATGAACTGGGCGATGACGCTCGCGCACCGCCGCGCGGTGGACCGGGTGCGTTCGGCAAGGGCGAGCACGGACCGGGAGGTCAAGGCGACCTTCGAAGCCAGCCGGGCGCGGCCGTTCGACGAGGTGTCCGAAGCGGTCGCCGGCCGGCTGGAACGCCAGCAGGTGCGGAAGTGTCTCTCGCACCTGACCGGCCTGCAGCGCGAGTCGGTGCTGCTGGCCTACTACCAGGGCTACACCTACCGGGAGGTGGCCGAGGTGCTCGCCATCCCGCAGGGAACCATCAAAACGCGGCTGCGCGACGGCCTGATCCGGCTGCGGGACTGCCTGGGGGTGACCACATGA
- a CDS encoding SRPBCC family protein: protein MRHEVSVTIDAPAELVWRTLEAVEQWPEWTPTMSSVRRKDEGEFRVGSEVEVKQPRLTPAVWTVTELEPGRSFNWRTKGAGFRSTAEHQVMTGESGAVTVKLAFEISGPLSWPIAKFAGGLVRKYVDTEAESLKRWCEEHA from the coding sequence ATGCGGCACGAAGTCTCGGTGACGATCGATGCGCCGGCCGAGCTGGTCTGGCGCACGCTCGAAGCGGTGGAGCAGTGGCCGGAGTGGACGCCGACGATGAGTTCGGTGCGCCGCAAGGACGAAGGCGAGTTCCGAGTCGGCAGCGAGGTCGAGGTCAAGCAGCCGCGACTGACCCCCGCGGTGTGGACGGTGACCGAGCTCGAACCCGGCAGGTCCTTCAACTGGCGCACCAAGGGCGCCGGCTTCCGCAGCACTGCCGAGCACCAGGTGATGACCGGCGAAAGCGGTGCGGTGACGGTGAAGCTGGCCTTCGAGATCTCCGGCCCGCTGTCCTGGCCGATCGCCAAGTTCGCCGGCGGGCTCGTCCGAAAGTACGTGGACACCGAGGCGGAGTCGCTCAAGCGCTGGTGCGAGGAGCACGCCTGA
- a CDS encoding TetR/AcrR family transcriptional regulator — MVAEAVPDAKGALLNRVLDHLAAEGVGDRSLRQIAAGAGTSHRMLIYHFGTREGLLGEVVREVEDRQRAALAGLRTGGKPPDAVARAFWRRLSDPALAPYARLFFELHGQSLGGRAGAASPLGGTVEPWLADLAELAAPGRPPEDPVRRARARMAVAFARGALLDLLATGEREEVDSAVEEFFAIFFSDN, encoded by the coding sequence ATGGTTGCGGAGGCGGTACCGGACGCGAAGGGTGCGCTGCTGAACCGCGTGCTCGATCATCTGGCCGCCGAGGGGGTCGGCGACCGCAGCCTGCGCCAGATCGCTGCCGGCGCCGGGACCAGCCACCGGATGCTGATCTACCATTTCGGCACCAGGGAAGGGTTGCTGGGCGAGGTGGTCCGCGAGGTGGAGGACCGGCAGCGGGCAGCGCTGGCCGGCCTGCGGACGGGCGGGAAGCCGCCGGACGCGGTCGCCCGCGCGTTCTGGCGGCGGCTCAGCGATCCCGCGCTGGCGCCCTACGCGCGGCTGTTCTTCGAGCTGCACGGCCAAAGCCTCGGCGGCCGGGCCGGTGCGGCCTCGCCGCTCGGCGGGACCGTGGAACCCTGGCTCGCCGACCTGGCCGAGCTGGCCGCCCCGGGCAGGCCACCGGAGGACCCGGTCCGCCGCGCCCGCGCGCGGATGGCGGTGGCGTTCGCCCGCGGCGCCCTGCTCGACCTGCTGGCCACCGGCGAGCGCGAAGAAGTGGACAGTGCGGTGGAGGAGTTCTTCGCGATCTTCTTTAGCGACAACTAG
- a CDS encoding DinB family protein — translation MITEPDLTGDERAQLNGFLNLLRDAVLRKSDGLTDEQARRRLVPSELTTIAGLLGHLCYVESYWFAVVLDGRPDPWAAALTEDGDAEFRRAMDIPLVRLRAEYERQCRLSREIAAKLDLADEVPFRDGRKVNLRYVLIHLIEETGRHAGHLDLLRELIDGRTGE, via the coding sequence ATGATCACCGAACCCGACCTCACCGGCGACGAACGCGCGCAGCTGAACGGCTTCCTGAACCTCCTGCGCGACGCGGTGCTCCGGAAGAGCGACGGGCTCACCGACGAACAGGCGCGGCGGAGGCTGGTGCCCAGCGAGCTGACCACGATCGCCGGCCTGCTCGGGCACCTGTGCTACGTGGAGTCCTACTGGTTCGCCGTGGTACTCGACGGACGGCCCGACCCGTGGGCGGCGGCGCTGACCGAAGACGGGGACGCGGAGTTCCGCCGCGCCATGGACATCCCGCTCGTCCGGCTGCGTGCCGAGTACGAGCGGCAATGCCGGCTCAGCAGGGAGATCGCCGCGAAGCTCGACCTGGCGGACGAGGTGCCGTTCCGCGACGGGCGGAAGGTCAACCTGCGATACGTGCTGATCCACCTGATCGAGGAGACCGGCAGGCATGCCGGCCATCTGGACCTGCTGCGCGAGCTGATCGACGGCCGCACCGGCGAGTAG
- a CDS encoding OsmC family peroxiredoxin — MPSRDATTHWEGDLQSGTGQVTLDSSNAGQFAVSFPTRAGNPDGQTSPEELIAAAHSSCLAMNLSGVLASQELVAESIDVSAEVTLGPEDGGGFKISGIAITLRAKVDGVDADKFAELAATAEKTCPVSKALSGTTITLDAALS, encoded by the coding sequence ATGCCCAGCCGCGACGCCACCACTCACTGGGAAGGCGATCTGCAGTCCGGCACCGGCCAGGTCACGCTGGATTCGTCCAACGCCGGCCAGTTCGCGGTGTCCTTCCCCACCCGCGCGGGCAACCCGGACGGTCAGACCAGCCCGGAGGAGCTGATCGCCGCCGCGCACTCGTCCTGCCTGGCGATGAACCTCTCCGGTGTGCTCGCCTCCCAGGAGCTGGTCGCCGAGTCGATCGACGTCAGCGCCGAGGTCACCCTCGGGCCGGAGGACGGCGGCGGGTTCAAGATCAGCGGCATCGCGATCACCCTGCGCGCCAAGGTCGACGGGGTGGACGCGGACAAGTTCGCCGAACTGGCCGCCACCGCGGAGAAGACCTGCCCGGTCAGCAAGGCGCTGTCCGGCACCACCATCACCCTGGACGCCGCCCTCTCCTGA
- a CDS encoding NAD(P)/FAD-dependent oxidoreductase, which yields MNMIGERVGVIGGGVAGLTAAYLLRRRYQVLLFESDDRLGGHAHTHDVPSAHGGTIGVDSGFIVHNERTYPKLRRLFGELGVRTRETEMSMSIRCDGCGLEFAGAKGPLGLFAQPGNLVRPRYLRMLTEVTRFHRHALRVLGAPEAGDVTIGAFVAIGGYTKYFVDHFLLPLVCTVWSADRTDTLRYPARYLFEFLRNHGMLSVGGSPAWRTVVGGSREYVERAAKELTAVHLSTPVRSVRRTAGGIEIRDDADSRHLVDRVVLATHPDQALRVLAEPTTAELEVLGAFRYSRNEAWLHTDAELLPTRPGARAGWNYVTSACGADAGAVQVSYDMNRLMRLAEPERYVVTLNAARRPRPGSVLARMVYEHPVHTPESVAAQRRLPELNDGRVAYAGAYHGWGFHEDGCAAGAAAALSMGVAW from the coding sequence GTGAACATGATCGGAGAACGGGTCGGCGTGATCGGCGGCGGGGTGGCCGGCCTGACGGCCGCCTACTTGCTGCGACGTCGCTACCAGGTGCTGCTCTTCGAGTCCGACGATCGGCTCGGCGGCCACGCCCACACGCACGACGTGCCCAGTGCGCACGGCGGCACCATCGGGGTGGACTCGGGGTTCATCGTGCACAACGAGCGGACCTACCCGAAGCTGCGCCGGTTGTTCGGCGAGCTGGGCGTGCGCACCAGGGAAACCGAGATGTCGATGAGCATCCGCTGCGACGGCTGCGGCCTCGAGTTCGCCGGCGCCAAGGGCCCGCTCGGGCTGTTCGCCCAGCCGGGAAACCTGGTCCGGCCGCGCTATCTGCGGATGCTGACCGAGGTGACCAGGTTCCACCGGCACGCGCTGCGGGTGCTCGGCGCGCCGGAGGCCGGGGACGTCACCATCGGCGCGTTCGTCGCGATCGGCGGTTACACGAAGTACTTCGTGGACCATTTCCTGCTGCCGCTGGTGTGCACGGTCTGGTCCGCGGACAGGACGGACACCCTGCGCTACCCCGCGCGCTACCTGTTCGAGTTCCTGCGCAACCACGGCATGCTCTCGGTCGGTGGTTCACCGGCCTGGCGGACCGTGGTCGGCGGCTCACGCGAGTACGTGGAGCGTGCCGCGAAAGAGCTCACCGCGGTGCACCTGTCCACCCCGGTCCGGTCGGTGCGCCGGACGGCGGGCGGGATCGAGATCCGGGACGACGCCGACAGCAGGCACCTTGTGGACCGGGTGGTCCTGGCCACCCATCCGGACCAGGCGCTGCGCGTGCTGGCCGAGCCGACCACGGCTGAACTGGAGGTGCTCGGTGCCTTCCGGTACTCCCGCAATGAGGCGTGGCTGCACACCGACGCGGAACTGCTGCCCACCCGTCCTGGCGCCCGCGCCGGCTGGAACTACGTGACCTCGGCCTGCGGCGCGGATGCTGGGGCGGTGCAGGTCAGCTACGACATGAACCGGCTGATGCGGCTCGCGGAACCGGAGCGCTACGTGGTCACGCTCAACGCGGCCCGCCGGCCGCGGCCGGGCAGCGTGCTGGCCAGGATGGTCTACGAGCATCCGGTGCACACCCCGGAGTCGGTGGCCGCGCAACGCCGGCTGCCCGAGCTGAACGACGGCCGGGTCGCCTATGCCGGCGCCTACCACGGCTGGGGCTTCCACGAAGACGGCTGCGCCGCCGGTGCGGCCGCCGCGCTTTCGATGGGGGTGGCGTGGTGA
- a CDS encoding MarR family winged helix-turn-helix transcriptional regulator: MSSSGSARDRELLLEEQACFALYAASRAVTDVYRPLLSELGLTYPQYLVLLVLWERDSRPVKEIATALQLDYGTVSPLLKRLEANGLVARRRLADDERSVTISLTAQGAALRERATGIPSVIGCATGLGDEERRELIQTLRRLTGSALAATPNNTAAPSN; the protein is encoded by the coding sequence ATGTCGTCCTCCGGTTCGGCGCGAGACCGCGAACTCCTGCTCGAGGAGCAGGCGTGCTTCGCGCTCTACGCCGCGTCGCGGGCCGTCACCGACGTGTACCGCCCGTTGCTCAGCGAGCTCGGCCTGACCTATCCGCAGTACCTGGTGCTCCTGGTGCTGTGGGAACGGGACTCCCGGCCGGTCAAGGAGATCGCCACCGCGCTGCAACTGGACTACGGCACCGTGTCCCCGCTGCTGAAACGGCTCGAAGCGAACGGGCTGGTGGCCCGCCGCCGGCTCGCCGACGACGAGCGCAGCGTCACCATCAGCCTCACCGCGCAGGGCGCCGCCCTGCGCGAGCGCGCCACCGGGATCCCTTCGGTGATCGGCTGCGCCACCGGGCTTGGCGACGAAGAGCGGCGGGAGCTCATCCAGACCCTGCGGAGGCTGACCGGTTCGGCCCTCGCAGCGACACCGAACAACACGGCAGCACCGAGCAACTAG
- the murC gene encoding UDP-N-acetylmuramate--L-alanine ligase — MSSELELPELLTRAHLIGIGGAGMSGIARILLARGAQVSGSDAKDSRAFLTLRAQGARIEIGQRAENLDSAGGAPSAVVVSTAIKGDNPELAAARERGIPVLHRAEALAGLMEGHRVACIAGTHGKTSTTSMLTVALQHCRLDPSFAIGGDLNESGANAHHGEGGIFVAEADESDGSFLIYSPSVAVVTNVEPDHLDHHGTAEAYVAVFTEFAKRIRPDGVLIVCADDAPAAELAARAEADGVRVRRYGHSVTGHDDAKILSYTPSGDGGVVRISLSGKEIDLKVAVPGEHMAANAVAALLAGTELGAPLDGLADGLAAFGGVRRRFEFKGRAAGVRVYDDYAHHPTEVAAQLHAVRHAAGDGRVVVIFQPHLYSRTKLFATEFAEALSLADEVVVLNVYGAREEPEPGVTGALIAERISGATVHYEPAFDRVVTLACELAEPGDLLVTMGAGDVTQLGPDVLAELDRRSGTD, encoded by the coding sequence ATGAGCAGCGAGCTGGAACTTCCCGAGCTGCTGACGCGGGCGCACCTGATCGGCATCGGCGGCGCTGGGATGAGCGGTATCGCGCGCATCCTGCTGGCCAGGGGCGCCCAGGTGTCCGGCTCGGACGCCAAGGACTCCAGGGCCTTCCTCACCCTGCGCGCGCAGGGCGCCAGGATCGAGATCGGGCAGCGCGCGGAGAACCTGGACTCCGCCGGGGGCGCGCCGTCCGCGGTGGTGGTGTCCACCGCGATCAAGGGCGACAACCCGGAGCTGGCGGCCGCCCGCGAGCGCGGTATCCCGGTGCTGCACCGGGCCGAGGCGCTGGCCGGGCTGATGGAGGGGCACCGGGTGGCCTGCATCGCCGGCACCCACGGCAAGACCTCCACCACGTCGATGCTCACCGTCGCACTGCAGCACTGCCGGCTCGACCCGTCCTTCGCGATCGGCGGCGACCTCAACGAGTCCGGCGCCAACGCGCACCACGGTGAAGGCGGCATCTTCGTCGCCGAAGCCGACGAGAGCGACGGCTCGTTCCTCATCTACTCGCCGTCGGTGGCGGTGGTGACGAACGTCGAGCCGGACCACCTGGACCACCACGGCACCGCGGAGGCCTACGTCGCGGTGTTCACCGAGTTCGCCAAGCGCATCCGGCCGGACGGGGTGCTGATCGTCTGCGCGGACGACGCCCCGGCCGCGGAACTGGCTGCGCGGGCGGAAGCTGACGGGGTGCGGGTGCGCCGCTACGGCCACTCGGTGACCGGCCACGACGACGCGAAGATCCTGTCCTACACCCCGTCCGGCGACGGCGGGGTGGTGCGGATCTCGTTGTCCGGCAAGGAGATCGACCTCAAGGTCGCGGTGCCGGGCGAGCACATGGCGGCGAACGCGGTGGCCGCGCTGCTGGCCGGGACGGAGCTCGGCGCACCGCTCGACGGGCTGGCCGACGGACTGGCCGCGTTCGGCGGGGTGCGCCGGCGGTTCGAGTTCAAGGGCCGCGCCGCCGGCGTGCGGGTGTACGACGACTACGCGCACCACCCGACCGAGGTGGCCGCGCAGCTGCACGCGGTGCGGCACGCCGCGGGGGACGGCCGGGTCGTGGTGATCTTCCAGCCGCACCTGTACTCGCGCACCAAACTGTTCGCCACCGAGTTCGCCGAGGCGCTGAGCCTGGCCGACGAGGTGGTCGTGCTGAACGTCTACGGCGCCCGCGAGGAACCGGAGCCCGGGGTGACCGGCGCGCTGATCGCCGAGCGGATCTCCGGCGCCACCGTGCACTACGAACCGGCGTTCGACCGGGTCGTGACCCTGGCCTGCGAGCTGGCCGAACCGGGCGACCTGCTGGTCACCATGGGCGCGGGCGACGTCACCCAGCTGGGCCCGGACGTGCTGGCCGAACTGGATCGCCGCAGCGGAACGGACTGA
- a CDS encoding DUF1365 domain-containing protein: protein MVKPSLYDVTVAHVRRGDPPHSFAHRMYYWLVDLDELPMLPRWLRPFARFDPRDHFAPDAPGDIRSKVDEWLAGRGIDLDGGRVLMLANARVLGYVFNPITVYWCHRRDGEPVCVVAEVHNTYRGRHAYLLHPDERDEAMADKEFFVSPFQPAEGRYRMHLPRPGNLLTMTVSLRHGGRTALTATLRGVRRPATVGRVARTVLARPLVPQRIALLIRRHGVALWARGAAVTTPTTLTTPRVAGGKLHG, encoded by the coding sequence GTGGTGAAGCCGAGCCTCTACGACGTGACCGTCGCGCATGTCCGGCGCGGCGATCCGCCGCACTCGTTCGCGCACCGGATGTACTACTGGCTGGTGGATCTGGACGAGCTGCCCATGCTGCCCCGGTGGCTGCGCCCGTTCGCCCGCTTCGACCCGCGCGACCACTTCGCCCCGGACGCGCCGGGCGACATCCGGTCCAAAGTGGACGAATGGCTGGCCGGGCGGGGGATCGACCTCGACGGTGGCCGGGTGCTGATGCTGGCCAACGCCAGGGTGCTCGGCTACGTGTTCAACCCGATCACCGTCTACTGGTGCCACCGGCGCGATGGCGAACCCGTCTGCGTGGTGGCCGAGGTGCACAACACCTACCGTGGCCGGCACGCCTATCTGCTGCATCCCGACGAACGAGACGAGGCCATGGCGGACAAGGAGTTCTTCGTCTCCCCGTTCCAGCCCGCCGAGGGCCGGTACCGGATGCACCTGCCCCGGCCGGGGAACCTGCTGACGATGACCGTGTCGCTGCGCCACGGCGGGCGGACCGCGCTCACCGCCACCCTGCGCGGGGTGCGCCGCCCTGCCACCGTCGGCCGGGTCGCGCGGACGGTACTGGCAAGGCCGCTGGTCCCGCAGCGGATCGCACTGCTGATCCGGCGGCACGGCGTCGCGCTGTGGGCGCGCGGGGCCGCAGTGACCACGCCGACCACGCTGACCACGCCGCGGGTGGCGGGAGGGAAGCTCCATGGATGA
- the murG gene encoding undecaprenyldiphospho-muramoylpentapeptide beta-N-acetylglucosaminyltransferase yields the protein MSEPVTGSERAAATTGPTVVVAGGGTAGHIEPALALADAVLRLRPDASVIALGTARGLENKLVPARGYSLELIPPVPMPRKPTAELLRLPLKVRDSVKRTRAVLDRVHADVVVGFGGYVALPAYLAARGRVPIVVHEANKTPGLANKVGARFAKRVGVAVPGTPLPGAEVVGIPLRRSITTLDRAALRAEARAHFGLDPDAPTLLVFGGSQGALSINSALSGAAKDFADAGIGVLHAHGPKNTLVVQDFPGRPGYLPVPYLERMDLAYAAADVVLCRSGAMTAAEVSAVGLPAIFVPLPHGNGEQAVNARPAVDAGAALMVDDAELNPAKVAELVVPLVRDADRVQRMSEAAVGLGHREADEVLAKMVLEAAGK from the coding sequence GTGAGCGAGCCCGTTACGGGATCCGAACGAGCGGCGGCGACGACCGGGCCGACCGTGGTGGTCGCGGGTGGTGGCACCGCCGGACACATCGAGCCCGCGCTGGCACTGGCGGACGCGGTGCTGCGGCTGCGGCCGGACGCCTCGGTGATCGCGCTGGGCACCGCGCGCGGGCTGGAGAACAAGCTGGTGCCCGCCCGCGGTTACAGCCTGGAGCTGATCCCACCGGTGCCGATGCCCCGCAAGCCCACCGCAGAGCTGCTGCGGTTGCCGCTGAAGGTCCGCGACTCGGTCAAGCGCACCCGCGCGGTGCTCGACCGGGTGCACGCGGACGTGGTCGTCGGCTTCGGCGGTTATGTCGCGCTGCCCGCGTACCTGGCCGCCCGCGGCCGGGTGCCGATCGTGGTGCACGAGGCGAACAAGACCCCGGGGCTGGCGAACAAGGTCGGCGCGAGGTTCGCCAAGCGGGTCGGGGTCGCCGTGCCCGGCACCCCGCTGCCGGGCGCCGAGGTGGTCGGCATCCCGCTGCGGCGGTCGATCACCACCCTGGACCGGGCCGCGCTGCGGGCCGAGGCAAGGGCGCATTTCGGCCTCGACCCGGACGCGCCGACGCTGCTGGTGTTCGGCGGCTCGCAGGGAGCGCTGTCGATCAACTCAGCGCTTTCCGGGGCGGCCAAGGACTTCGCCGACGCGGGGATCGGCGTGCTGCACGCGCACGGCCCGAAGAACACCTTGGTGGTGCAGGACTTCCCCGGCCGGCCGGGCTATCTGCCGGTGCCGTACCTGGAGCGGATGGACCTGGCCTACGCGGCCGCCGACGTGGTGCTGTGCCGGTCCGGCGCGATGACCGCGGCCGAGGTGTCCGCGGTCGGCCTGCCCGCCATCTTCGTCCCGCTACCGCACGGCAACGGCGAGCAGGCGGTCAACGCCAGGCCCGCGGTGGACGCCGGTGCGGCGCTGATGGTGGACGACGCCGAGCTGAACCCGGCGAAGGTGGCCGAGCTGGTCGTGCCGCTGGTCCGCGACGCGGACCGGGTGCAGAGGATGAGCGAGGCCGCGGTCGGCCTCGGCCACCGCGAGGCGGACGAGGTACTGGCGAAGATGGTGCTGGAGGCGGCCGGAAAATGA